A genomic segment from Flavobacterium litorale encodes:
- a CDS encoding EcsC family protein — protein MDFNKLIHKVTPAYHNVKQNVYKLRYTNAGKPANELSQLYIKRIRNKYTSVGAVTALPGIIPGLGTATQFAVEASSVSADLILMLRWMASICYGTALIYGKDIEKEFENEFATVLGIWSGVLKDDNAVMVKSSAITTSHFNKHINDKLKNRINQKIGQKLIAQYGGKRGTAALGKFIPFGVGAVVGGAFNYTTMKSFGRVADNYFKSYKNTIYHT, from the coding sequence ATGGATTTTAATAAACTAATACATAAAGTTACTCCTGCCTACCACAACGTAAAACAAAATGTATACAAACTACGGTACACAAATGCAGGTAAACCCGCTAACGAACTATCTCAACTATACATTAAACGCATCAGGAACAAATACACATCTGTAGGTGCGGTAACGGCTTTACCTGGTATTATTCCAGGTTTGGGTACTGCCACACAATTTGCTGTAGAGGCGAGCTCAGTATCTGCCGATTTAATTTTAATGCTACGCTGGATGGCAAGTATTTGCTACGGTACAGCCCTAATATATGGTAAGGATATTGAAAAAGAGTTTGAAAACGAATTTGCAACAGTACTCGGTATATGGTCGGGCGTACTTAAAGATGATAATGCAGTAATGGTAAAAAGTAGTGCTATTACAACATCACATTTTAATAAGCATATTAACGATAAACTAAAAAACCGAATCAACCAGAAAATAGGGCAAAAATTAATAGCGCAATATGGTGGTAAACGCGGTACAGCAGCACTCGGTAAGTTTATTCCGTTTGGTGTAGGAGCTGTTGTTGGCGGTGCTTTTAATTATACAACCATGAAGAGCTTTGGGCGTGTTGCCGATAACTATTTTAAATCGTATAAAAACACTATATACCACACTTAG
- the hisS gene encoding histidine--tRNA ligase has product MAQKPGIPKGTRDFSPEVVAKRQYIISTIKHHFETFGFQPIETPSFENSDTLMGKYGEEGDRLIFKILNSGDYLAKANEALLANKDSLKLTSQITEKALRYDLTVPFARYVVQHQNDIEFPFRRYQIQPVWRADRPQKGRFREFYQCDADVVGSKSLWQEVELVQLYDNVFSSLGLSGATIKINNRKVLSGIADVIGAKDKLIDFTVALDKLDKIGEDGVKKEMLEKGITAEAIAKVQPLFNFTGSISEKLEKLSDLLATSEEGMKGVEELRFICDTITEMGLDKSILDLDVTLARGLNYYTGAIFEVTAPKEVALGSIGGGGRYDDLTGIFGLKNMSGVGISFGLDRIYLVLEALNLFPETVTEATKALFINFGTTEALYSMKAITKLRTMGYKVELYPDAAKIGKQFQHADKRGIPYAVLTGEAEMESNQFTVKNLTTGAQKSVSLDELIQQLDS; this is encoded by the coding sequence ATGGCACAAAAACCAGGAATTCCAAAAGGTACCAGAGATTTTTCGCCCGAAGTGGTGGCTAAACGTCAATACATAATATCGACTATAAAGCATCATTTTGAGACTTTTGGTTTTCAGCCTATCGAAACACCGTCTTTTGAAAACTCGGATACCCTTATGGGTAAATATGGTGAAGAAGGCGATAGACTTATTTTTAAAATACTAAATAGCGGTGACTATTTGGCAAAAGCTAACGAAGCATTATTAGCCAATAAGGATAGTTTGAAGTTAACCTCCCAAATAACTGAAAAAGCATTACGATATGACCTTACGGTGCCTTTTGCCCGTTATGTAGTACAGCACCAAAATGATATTGAATTTCCGTTTAGGCGTTACCAAATACAACCCGTATGGCGCGCCGACCGCCCACAGAAAGGGCGTTTTAGAGAGTTTTACCAATGCGATGCCGATGTTGTGGGGAGTAAATCGTTATGGCAAGAGGTAGAGTTGGTGCAGTTGTACGATAATGTATTTTCGTCACTTGGGCTATCGGGAGCTACTATTAAAATAAATAACCGTAAAGTACTATCGGGTATTGCAGACGTTATTGGTGCAAAAGATAAACTGATTGATTTTACGGTAGCATTAGATAAACTTGATAAAATAGGCGAGGACGGTGTTAAAAAAGAAATGCTCGAAAAAGGGATTACTGCCGAAGCGATAGCCAAAGTACAACCCCTATTTAATTTTACGGGTAGTATAAGTGAGAAGCTCGAAAAATTATCGGACTTGCTTGCTACCTCTGAAGAAGGTATGAAAGGGGTAGAAGAACTACGCTTTATTTGCGATACCATTACCGAAATGGGGCTAGATAAATCAATCCTAGATTTGGATGTTACCTTAGCACGCGGGCTTAACTATTATACAGGAGCCATATTTGAAGTTACAGCACCTAAAGAAGTTGCTTTAGGCTCTATAGGTGGTGGGGGCAGGTATGACGACCTTACGGGTATTTTTGGACTTAAAAATATGAGTGGTGTAGGGATATCGTTCGGGCTTGATAGAATTTACCTTGTATTGGAAGCACTCAACCTTTTTCCCGAAACAGTAACCGAAGCTACCAAAGCATTGTTTATTAATTTTGGTACTACAGAGGCTTTGTATAGTATGAAGGCAATTACAAAGCTCCGTACTATGGGGTATAAGGTAGAGTTATACCCAGACGCTGCCAAAATAGGCAAACAGTTTCAGCATGCCGATAAACGAGGTATACCGTATGCTGTACTAACAGGTGAGGCTGAAATGGAGAGCAACCAGTTTACAGTAAAAAATCTTACTACTGGAGCACAAAAAAGTGTATCCTTAGATGAATTAATACAACAATTGGATAGTTAA
- a CDS encoding ABC transporter permease, which produces MFNLFKENTKIALGSIRSQLLRTILTVCIIGIGIFALVGILAVVAVLQNTITGNFASMGTNTFTISRYDFSDQVGRNNNNVKVNAIISYPQAKEFQEKYNFPSAAVSLSFTAASNAEVKHKGEKTDPEITILGVDNYFLPNSGLQTTKGRNFNTFDISNNNYVCIVGSDFEKGLLKDVNPIGQTLSIRGARFKVIGVLKEQGSTFGNRQDLRVMVPIQLARSLFTAPNINYEIKVMMGNSNMLDSGVDEAIITMRRVRKLNPVEDDNFGIERSDELLETLLSQTETLNIAAWVIGIITVFGSSIALMNIMLVSVTERTREIGVRKSLGATKLTIAMQFFTETLIISLIGGALGIILGVLAGGVGVSLLMDTSFPMPWTAIGAALSTILIVTLFSGSYPAVKAAALDPVEALRYE; this is translated from the coding sequence ATGTTTAACCTGTTTAAGGAGAATACCAAAATTGCACTGGGCTCTATACGCAGCCAATTACTACGTACCATACTAACCGTATGTATTATAGGTATTGGTATTTTTGCATTAGTAGGCATACTGGCTGTTGTAGCCGTTTTACAAAACACTATTACAGGTAATTTTGCCAGTATGGGCACCAATACGTTTACCATTAGTCGTTACGACTTCTCTGACCAAGTAGGGCGAAATAACAATAATGTAAAGGTAAATGCCATTATATCGTACCCGCAGGCGAAAGAGTTTCAGGAAAAATACAACTTTCCGAGTGCTGCCGTATCGCTATCGTTTACCGCAGCTAGCAATGCCGAAGTAAAGCACAAAGGCGAAAAAACAGATCCTGAAATAACCATACTTGGCGTAGATAACTACTTTTTACCCAACTCGGGTTTACAAACTACCAAAGGGCGTAACTTTAATACGTTTGATATTAGCAACAACAATTATGTATGTATTGTAGGTTCTGATTTTGAAAAAGGACTACTTAAAGATGTGAACCCTATTGGGCAAACCCTATCTATTAGGGGAGCACGTTTTAAAGTTATCGGTGTACTTAAAGAGCAGGGCTCTACGTTTGGTAACCGTCAGGATTTACGGGTAATGGTCCCAATACAATTGGCACGCTCGTTATTTACGGCACCCAATATTAATTACGAAATTAAAGTAATGATGGGCAATAGTAATATGTTAGATTCGGGGGTAGATGAGGCTATTATTACAATGCGCCGTGTTAGAAAATTAAACCCCGTAGAAGATGATAATTTTGGTATAGAGCGTAGTGATGAGCTATTGGAAACATTACTATCACAAACCGAAACGCTAAATATAGCCGCTTGGGTTATTGGTATTATTACGGTGTTTGGTTCCTCTATTGCATTAATGAATATAATGTTGGTATCGGTTACGGAGCGTACGCGCGAAATTGGGGTACGTAAATCGTTAGGGGCTACAAAGCTTACTATAGCAATGCAGTTTTTTACCGAAACACTTATTATTAGCCTTATAGGAGGTGCACTTGGTATTATTTTAGGCGTACTTGCTGGTGGTGTAGGGGTATCACTCCTCATGGACACATCGTTCCCTATGCCCTGGACGGCAATTGGAGCAGCACTCTCTACTATATTGATAGTAACACTATTTTCGGGCTCCTACCCTGCCGTTAAGGCTGCAGCGCTCGATCCTGTTGAGGCATTACGCTACGAGTAG
- the prmC gene encoding peptide chain release factor N(5)-glutamine methyltransferase produces the protein MKLKIYRTHFIEKLTPLYDSMEAAQFFVIALENLKGWQRVDFAMNPDYELTPDEIEKWDEVLAQLITQKPIQYIFGNTHFYGLDLQVNENTLIPRPETEELVDWIVNENSDKKDISILDIGTGSGCIAIALAKNLPNATVHAIDVSGEALAVAKENTINNSVTVTFWQQDILTTTSLPQQFDIIVSNPPYVRNLEKHEIKSNVLDYEPHLALFVQDNDPLLFYKKIALLAQKYLTNNGILYFEINQYLGAETTQMLQDYNFKNIELRKDIYGNNRMVKATL, from the coding sequence ATGAAATTAAAAATATACAGAACCCATTTTATAGAGAAACTAACTCCTTTGTACGATAGTATGGAGGCAGCACAGTTTTTTGTTATTGCATTAGAAAATTTAAAAGGGTGGCAACGTGTTGATTTTGCAATGAACCCCGATTATGAATTAACTCCCGATGAGATTGAAAAATGGGATGAGGTATTGGCACAACTAATAACTCAAAAACCAATACAGTATATTTTTGGGAATACGCATTTTTATGGGTTGGATTTACAAGTAAACGAAAATACTTTAATTCCCCGCCCCGAAACAGAGGAGTTGGTGGATTGGATTGTAAATGAAAATTCCGATAAAAAAGATATATCTATTTTAGATATTGGTACAGGTAGTGGTTGCATTGCTATTGCACTGGCTAAAAACTTACCCAATGCAACGGTACATGCTATAGATGTTTCTGGAGAAGCCCTTGCTGTAGCCAAAGAAAATACTATTAATAATAGTGTTACCGTTACTTTTTGGCAGCAGGATATTCTTACTACTACTAGTTTACCGCAACAGTTTGATATTATTGTTTCGAATCCGCCTTATGTACGTAATTTGGAAAAGCATGAAATTAAAAGTAATGTATTGGATTATGAGCCGCATTTAGCATTGTTTGTACAAGATAACGACCCTTTACTTTTTTATAAAAAGATAGCACTACTCGCACAAAAATATCTTACAAATAATGGAATCTTATACTTTGAGATTAATCAGTATTTAGGTGCCGAAACTACACAAATGCTACAAGACTATAACTTTAAAAATATTGAGCTGCGTAAAGATATATATGGGAATAACAGAATGGTAAAAGCTACTTTATAG